DNA from Roseimicrobium sp. ORNL1:
GACTGAGGCGGTGTCGATTTCGGTGGCGACGGACGATCAGGCCGAGTCGGATCGGCTTTGGGCGGCGCTGACCGCGAATGGTGGCGAGGAAAGCCACTGCGGATGGCTCAAGGACCGCTACGGGGTGTCGTGGCAGGTTTACCCAAAGCGGTTGACGGAGTTGACGACGAATGCCGACAAGGATGTGTCTGCCAAGGCGATGGCAGCCATGATGACGCAAATGAAAATCGACATCGCCGCGATCGAAGCAGCGGTTCGTGGCTAGAAGATGCCCACGGCCTGACCATGCGCTGCGGCCAACCCGCTGGGTGACGGTGTCTTGAGACGGATGCGAACACATTTGTCTCGCCCAGCGGTTGGCCGAGCTTTAGCGTCAGGCCAGGAGATCAAACCCAACGTGATGAAGCCATGGATCATGCGCATACTCGCCCTTGCTTGCTGCCTGCTGTTGGCGACTGCTGCGTTAGGTGAAGCTTGGGATTTTCTAACAAACTGGGATGAGCCAGGCCAGGAAACGATATCGCAGTCCGAGGACATGGCGTTGGCGCGTGGCACGTGGAGACAATCATTGCAGGCTTCGCCCATGGAATTGAGCATTGACGGCCAGACGATCCACATCAACTCGGCTTGGGTGGAGCAGAATTCACATCAAAGCGAGAGATGGTGGGGAACTTCTGAGACTCCATTGGATGGTTATAGCCTCTGCTTCACACTTGCCGGGCATTCCATCCCTCGTTCCCATTACTTCACGACGGGAGATGACAGTTATCCTGTCACTGAGACCTCTTGGTCGAGCACCATTGTTACCTACACTGCCGAATTGCAACGGCCTGAAGATGCCTCCGGAATCCAGCTCACCCTGACCACCATGACAAAGGATGATTCTAACTCCCCGCAACTTCGATTCAGCGCGAAGAAATAAACATGAAAATCGTCTTCATCCTTCCGGTCTTTGTGGCCATCGCTCAACTCCACGCGGCAGACTCGAAGCCGCCACTGACGCGAATCGAGTATCGCAGTATCTCTCCCAAAATTCAGCCAGACTCATTCGCCGCTAAACCCAAGATTCTTTACATTGGCGGAACCACTTACTCCCGCATGGAAGAACAAGCCGACCCACTACTCGGTATCCATGGCCTCATCGTCGTCGCAGAGCCAGATATCTGGATGGTCAATCTCATTCCCCGCGTCGCGCAACACATCGTTGACCCGGGCCCCACTTTCAATACACACCACAACATTCTCGACCGCAACGCTCCCGAGGAGTTTTCCACATTGGAATTTGGTAAGGAAGTTGAGTTTTTTCGCAGTCATCAGGCTGCTTCACTCACACCGCAGTCACTCGACGGACAGCGTTGTGACGCATCCGAGTTTAGGCACGCGGACTATCGCATCGTTCTTTTTACCCGGGCAGACACCCAAAAGCCTTTTCACCTCGACGTGTTTCGCGACGACAAACCTTACTTTTCCATCCGTTATTTGACCTACGAGAGGGACCTTCCCTTTGACCCTGAACTTTTCAAGCCACCAACCGGCGTCAAGATTGTTGAAGGAAAACCAAGCGACCCCCAATGACGCCTAACCGTTTGCTGAGCTTGGCGTCGTTCGCTCAATCCGAATAGCAGCACGTTTGGAAGTTACCCGCTTACGAAATCAATTCACAATCAGCGCCTATGTCCAAATCTCCTCCGGCCGAGTTCCCTGCCGACCTGATTCGTCCGAGAAGCGGATCACTCTTCATCGGTGATCGGCAGCCCGGTGTTTCAGTTGAGTTGATACCGTTCACCATCGATGGTGAAGCTGTTGAGCAGACTTTGGATTTCATACTTGAGATTAGCGCGACTGACCTGAAAGACTTAGCGGGTCGAAAGTTCGAGTTTCCATCAAATCCGGAGGACGGCTACGTTGAGGGCTCGATCTACATTTGGAGCGTCCATAATCCCATCGATCTGCACTCCATCACGTTTGGTGACCCGCATGATGACGAGGTAAGCGTCACCTTGGACATGACTTTCGTTTTTGAGTTTGAGGGGGAAAGGAAGAACTTGCGGACCACACTTTCGGTGGATCTTTGCATCGAGCGGGAATAGCCAACCGCACCATGCGTGGTACTCCTCCAATGGAACAACAGGCCGAATAAGCGGGCGTAGGCAATCAGCTTGCAACCGGTGGCTGATTCTTGATGTTGGGCGACTCTAAACGAACACCGTGGAAGAAACACCTCATTTAAGGCCATATCAGGCAATCATTTGGGGCCCCGAGCCACATGCCATCGGAATCCGCAAAGTCTACTTCGCTGTCGATGGAAATGAAGCAAACAGGCAGGTTGTTGCTGAATACGGAGAGAATTGCACTTCATCTATTTGGAATGAGGAAGATTCCGAGAAACCCCGCTAGCAGAGAAATGCCTAACCATGCGCTGCAGCGAACCCGGCCATCGCGCTTCTGGTAGCAATCGTGGTGTGCCGTGGGCTGGGTCGCTGAGCTTGGAGTGTCGTCCGGTCAGCACGGAGCGCCTCCTACACTTAAAGCGCCCCGATGCAATCCAGGCCAGTTTCCTACTGATTGTTCAACGAGAAATGCATGGGAGGAGGGCAACCTCGAAAGTGCCTGTTCCAAAACTGCTGGGTACGGGAGGGAGGCGTGCCTCTGTCCAGGGCTTTCAGGTATGCGGCCTTCAATCTTGGGAAGTGTTGGCTGGCGCGGGAGAGATCGGGGAAGCCTCCGACCTGGATGGGAGGCTGTCCCGATTCGTAGATGCAAAATCCATCAAGGCCTCCCAGTGTAGCGCTTCGATACCATCCTACCGCGCAACGCAAGGTGGTATCCACGGTTTCGGGCCAGCGGATCAAGACGCATGAAATCGAAAGGGTGACTTCCGGCATTTCATTGTCGACTCGCTCGCTCGTCAGCCCGATCCATGAGTGTACAGGTCCGTCTTCACCGATGCCTGAGGACACCACGGAAAAACCTGGGTGCAAGCTCACCGCATACCGAAGCTCTTCCAAGGTGGGCTCTAAGGCCGCATGAAGCTGCTTGGTAAGTTCTTCTAATGGGATGGATTCTTCCATGTGCTGGCAGGCCTCTAGGTCATGTCTGAGAACCTCAAATGAGTCTTAAATAACGTGGCTCAGAGGATATTTGGTGGCAGCATAGGAACGACATGAAAGTTCGATTTCTCTGGTGGGAGCCGCTGAAAAAGCGGCTCACAAAAATGGTGGTGCCCAGGTAAATCAAGGCGGGCGACCTCGCACCGACTTGGGCCTGTTATTGGACGCCCTGTTCTATCGCCTGCGCAACGCAGGGCCCTGGCGTGACCTGCCAGAGCGGTTCGGGCCGTACTCCACCATTCACGGCTGGCACAGCCGCTGGGCCAAGGAGGGCCTTTGGTTCAAAATCCTGGAGGTCTTCACGCGCCGAGTCCGCGGTCCGGTGCGCTTGGTGGATGGCACTCACATCCTGGTGCACCAATGCGCGGCCAATCCCGCTGGCGGTGCTGCCACACAAGCCATGGGAAAGACGCGTGGTGGACGCAACACCAAGCTCATGGCTCTGACCGATGCCCAAGGTCGCTTGGTCAACACAGCGCTCATTGAAGGACAGGCTTACGAAGGACGTCATGTGGTCAATCTAATCAGAGCGGGATGTAATCTGCGCATCGTGGGGGACAAGGGTTTTGATGATGACAAACTTCGCGACACACTACGCGCTTTGGGTCATCAACCGTGCTTCCCCACCAAGAAGAACCGCAAACATCAGGTGCGCATCCCCAAGAAACTTTACCGCACTCGATACCGGGTGGAGAACTTCTTCTGCCGCTTGAAGCGATGGGGCTGCACCGCCACCCGTCGTGACAAGCTTGCTCAGAACTTCCTGTCCCTTATTCACTTCGCCGCAGTGATTGACTGGCTAAGGTCCTAAATACAGGTTTTCAGACACGACCTAGGGAAACGGAGTGAGGAACCGGGCCGTTATCATATCCAAGGTCTGAAATAATATTTAGATGAGATGTCCGTTATGGATCGGACCGTTTCGGAAACGACACGGCTCCTTTCGATCGCGCTCGCTCCGTCGGCACTGTGTTAGGGCGTGTTTTGATAATGTAGGACGACGAGATTGCCTGGGCAATGTTCTTGAGTGATAGGTGATTGCGATGCAACCAATCAAACGTTTGTGGCTGTCGGACGCCCGCTGGGAGGCGCTAAAAAAATTAACGTAAGCGGTCGGAGAAAGATTTTTCGATTCGATCCAAAAGGAGACGCCGGCGTGGCCGTCCTTCCAAGGATGTGCGGTTGATGCTGGAGGGCATTGTCTGGGTGCTGCGTACAGGAGCCCCATGGCGGGACCTGCCTGAGGGGTTTGGCCCTTGGGAGACAGTGTACGGTCGCTTTCGTCGCTGGCTGGCGGGTGGCCTTTGGCAGCGCCTTTTAGGCAGGCTGGCACGCTACACCACAGGCAAGCTGCGCCACATGGATGCTACGTGCTGCAAGGTGCATCAGTTTGCCAATGGCGGACATGGAGGAGTCCAAGCCAATGCCATCGGGCGCACCAAGGGCGGGGCCAACACCAAGGTTCACGCCTTGGTAGATACCAAAGGCATGGCCTGTTGCGTGAAGCTGAGTGCCGGACAGGTTCATGAATCTACAGTGGCTCTCGAGTTGACCAAGGCCGTGCCCAAAGGCTGTACGCTGGTGGGAGACAAAGCCTATGATGTCGATGCCTTGCGTGACCATTGGGAGGACCGCGGTGTGGGCGTTTGCGTGCCCGCACGCGAGGGACGCAAGCAGCCAGCCGCACATCATAAAGGCTGGTATCGCAAGCGTCACCAAGTGGAAAACTTCTTCCAACGCCTCAAAACCTTCCTTCGCATCGACCGCCGCCTCGACAAACTTGCTGCCACCTTCCTCGCCTTTGTTCAGCTAGCTTGCGTTCTCAATGCTATCAAATACCATTTCTAAAACACGCCCTAGTGCCGAATTGCCCGTGATTGCATCCACATTCATGCTGCGACAA
Protein-coding regions in this window:
- a CDS encoding VOC family protein, with the translated sequence MTSSIRTCLWFRDGRGLEAAEFYCSLIPGSRIEKTFSADAGHGAFSVIDFSLGGVPYQILDAGPMFTLTEAVSISVATDDQAESDRLWAALTANGGEESHCGWLKDRYGVSWQVYPKRLTELTTNADKDVSAKAMAAMMTQMKIDIAAIEAAVRG
- a CDS encoding IS5 family transposase produces the protein MGAAEKAAHKNGGAQVNQGGRPRTDLGLLLDALFYRLRNAGPWRDLPERFGPYSTIHGWHSRWAKEGLWFKILEVFTRRVRGPVRLVDGTHILVHQCAANPAGGAATQAMGKTRGGRNTKLMALTDAQGRLVNTALIEGQAYEGRHVVNLIRAGCNLRIVGDKGFDDDKLRDTLRALGHQPCFPTKKNRKHQVRIPKKLYRTRYRVENFFCRLKRWGCTATRRDKLAQNFLSLIHFAAVIDWLRS
- a CDS encoding IS5 family transposase: MRSKRRRRRGRPSKDVRLMLEGIVWVLRTGAPWRDLPEGFGPWETVYGRFRRWLAGGLWQRLLGRLARYTTGKLRHMDATCCKVHQFANGGHGGVQANAIGRTKGGANTKVHALVDTKGMACCVKLSAGQVHESTVALELTKAVPKGCTLVGDKAYDVDALRDHWEDRGVGVCVPAREGRKQPAAHHKGWYRKRHQVENFFQRLKTFLRIDRRLDKLAATFLAFVQLACVLNAIKYHF